The following proteins are encoded in a genomic region of Glycine max cultivar Williams 82 chromosome 18, Glycine_max_v4.0, whole genome shotgun sequence:
- the LOC100305393 gene encoding serine/threonine protein kinase-like protein, with amino-acid sequence MGFRNNAIQAGSLDVGKSKGRMQKDGAEKEIGCCVKFCFIGGCIPSRSKVDNSISGTSANSVEKTSASEKSKKETNAPPGSSTTTSNAESVPSTPKFSEELKVSSRLRKFTFNELKLATRNFRPESLLGEGGFGCVFKGWIEENGTAPVKPGTGLTVAVKTLNHDGLQGHKEWLAELDILGDLVHPNLVKLVGFCIEDDQRLLVYECMPRGSLENHLFRKGSLPLPWSIRMKIALGAAKGLAFLHEEAQRPVIYRDFKTSNILLDAEYNAKLSDFGLAKDGPEGEKTHISTRVMGTYGYAAPEYVMTGHLTSKSDVYSFGVVLLEMLTGRRSIDKNRPNGEHNLVEWARPVLGDRRMLLRIIDPRLEGHFSVKGSQKAAQLAAQCLNRDPKSRPMMSEVVQALKPLQNLKDMAISSYHFQVARVDRTMSMPKNGMQAQLASLSRKGQPVRILSSPKGPHGSPYHHYIKSPKPNG; translated from the exons ATGGGGTTTAGGAATAATGCAATTCAGGCTGGGAGTTTGGATGTGGGAAAGTCAAAGGGAAGGATGCAAAAGGATGGTGCTGAGAAGGAAATTGGGTGCTGTGTTAAATTCTGTTTCATTGGGGGCTGTATACCTTCAAGATCAAAGGTGGATAACTCCATAAGTGGCACTAGTGCTAACAGTG TGGAAAAAACATCTGCATCTGAGAAaagcaagaaggaaacaaatgcTCCTCCAGGGTCCTCTACAACAACCAGTAATGCAGAAAGTGTCCCTTCGACTCCAAAATTCAGTGAGGAGTTGAAGGTTTCTTCTCGTTTGAGAAAATTTACATTCAATGAGCTTAAGTTGGCCACTAGGAATTTCAGACCGGAGAGTCTTCTTGGCGAGGGAGGGTTTGGTTGTGTGTTCAAGGGTTGGATTGAGGAAAATGGAACTGCACCTGTGAAACCTGGCACTGGGCTTACTGTTGCAGTCAAGACCCTTAACCATGATGGACTGCAGGGTCACAAAGAGTGGCTT GCAGAGTTAGACATTCTCGGTGACCTTGTCCATCCAAATCTGGTCAAATTGGTTGGTTTCTGTATTGAAGATGACCAAAGATTATTGGTTTATGAATGTATGCCCCGTGGAAGTTTGGAGAACCACCTCTTCAGAA AAGGGTCGTTGCCTCTTCCTTGGTCTATCAGAATGAAAATTGCACTTGGTGCTGCAAAAGGTCTTGCTTTTCTCCATGAAGAAGCTCAAAGACCTGTAATCTATCGTGATTTTAAGACGTCTAATATTCTATTAGATGCG GAATACAATGCCAAGCTCTCTGATTTTGGACTCGCCAAAGATGGTCCTGAAGGGGAAAAGACACACATATCTACCAGAGTCATGGGAACATATGGTTATGCTGCTCCTGAGTATGTCATGACTG GACATTTGACATCAAAAAGTGATGTCTATAGTTTTGGAGTAGTGCTACTTGAAATGCTCACTGGCCGGCGATCTATCGATAAGAATAGACCAAACGGGGAACACAATCTTGTGGAGTGGGCAAGGCCTGTACTTGGGGACCGGAGGATGTTATTACGGATAATTGATCCTCGCCTTGAAGGTCACTTCTCTGTTAAAGGGTCACAGAAGGCTGCGCAGCTTGCTGCTCAATGCCTTAACCGTGATCCAAAATCCAGACCTATGATGAGTGAAGTTGTTCAAGCTCTGAAGCCTTTGCAAAACCTTAAAGATATGGCTATCTCATCTTACCACTTCCAGGTTGCGCGAGTAGATCGTACTATGTCCATGCCTAAAAATGGTATGCAAGCACAGTTAGCATCTTTATCAAGGAAGGGTCAACCAGTGAGGATCTTGTCAAGTCCAAAAGGTCCTCATGGTTCTCCATATCATCACTATATCAAGTCACCGAAACCTAATGGATAA
- the LOC100305393 gene encoding serine/threonine protein kinase-like protein isoform X1 has product MGFRNNAIQAGSLDVGKSKGRMQKDGAEKEIGCCVKFCFIGGCIPSRSKVDNSISGTSANSVEKTSASEKSKKETNAPPGSSTTTSNAESVPSTPKFSEELKVSSRLRKFTFNELKLATRNFRPESLLGEGGFGCVFKGWIEENGTAPVKPGTGLTVAVKTLNHDGLQGHKEWLAELDILGDLVHPNLVKLVGFCIEDDQRLLVYECMPRGSLENHLFRRSLPLPWSIRMKIALGAAKGLAFLHEEAQRPVIYRDFKTSNILLDAEYNAKLSDFGLAKDGPEGEKTHISTRVMGTYGYAAPEYVMTGHLTSKSDVYSFGVVLLEMLTGRRSIDKNRPNGEHNLVEWARPVLGDRRMLLRIIDPRLEGHFSVKGSQKAAQLAAQCLNRDPKSRPMMSEVVQALKPLQNLKDMAISSYHFQVARVDRTMSMPKNGMQAQLASLSRKGQPVRILSSPKGPHGSPYHHYIKSPKPNG; this is encoded by the exons ATGGGGTTTAGGAATAATGCAATTCAGGCTGGGAGTTTGGATGTGGGAAAGTCAAAGGGAAGGATGCAAAAGGATGGTGCTGAGAAGGAAATTGGGTGCTGTGTTAAATTCTGTTTCATTGGGGGCTGTATACCTTCAAGATCAAAGGTGGATAACTCCATAAGTGGCACTAGTGCTAACAGTG TGGAAAAAACATCTGCATCTGAGAAaagcaagaaggaaacaaatgcTCCTCCAGGGTCCTCTACAACAACCAGTAATGCAGAAAGTGTCCCTTCGACTCCAAAATTCAGTGAGGAGTTGAAGGTTTCTTCTCGTTTGAGAAAATTTACATTCAATGAGCTTAAGTTGGCCACTAGGAATTTCAGACCGGAGAGTCTTCTTGGCGAGGGAGGGTTTGGTTGTGTGTTCAAGGGTTGGATTGAGGAAAATGGAACTGCACCTGTGAAACCTGGCACTGGGCTTACTGTTGCAGTCAAGACCCTTAACCATGATGGACTGCAGGGTCACAAAGAGTGGCTT GCAGAGTTAGACATTCTCGGTGACCTTGTCCATCCAAATCTGGTCAAATTGGTTGGTTTCTGTATTGAAGATGACCAAAGATTATTGGTTTATGAATGTATGCCCCGTGGAAGTTTGGAGAACCACCTCTTCAGAA GGTCGTTGCCTCTTCCTTGGTCTATCAGAATGAAAATTGCACTTGGTGCTGCAAAAGGTCTTGCTTTTCTCCATGAAGAAGCTCAAAGACCTGTAATCTATCGTGATTTTAAGACGTCTAATATTCTATTAGATGCG GAATACAATGCCAAGCTCTCTGATTTTGGACTCGCCAAAGATGGTCCTGAAGGGGAAAAGACACACATATCTACCAGAGTCATGGGAACATATGGTTATGCTGCTCCTGAGTATGTCATGACTG GACATTTGACATCAAAAAGTGATGTCTATAGTTTTGGAGTAGTGCTACTTGAAATGCTCACTGGCCGGCGATCTATCGATAAGAATAGACCAAACGGGGAACACAATCTTGTGGAGTGGGCAAGGCCTGTACTTGGGGACCGGAGGATGTTATTACGGATAATTGATCCTCGCCTTGAAGGTCACTTCTCTGTTAAAGGGTCACAGAAGGCTGCGCAGCTTGCTGCTCAATGCCTTAACCGTGATCCAAAATCCAGACCTATGATGAGTGAAGTTGTTCAAGCTCTGAAGCCTTTGCAAAACCTTAAAGATATGGCTATCTCATCTTACCACTTCCAGGTTGCGCGAGTAGATCGTACTATGTCCATGCCTAAAAATGGTATGCAAGCACAGTTAGCATCTTTATCAAGGAAGGGTCAACCAGTGAGGATCTTGTCAAGTCCAAAAGGTCCTCATGGTTCTCCATATCATCACTATATCAAGTCACCGAAACCTAATGGATAA
- the LOC100777928 gene encoding outer plastidial membrane protein porin: MAKGPGLYSDIGKKARDLLFKDYHSDQKFTITTYSPTGVAITASGTRKSELFLADVNTQLKNKNITTDIKVDTDSNLFTTITVNEPAPGLKAIFSFKVPDQRSGKVEVQYLHDYAGISTSVGLTANPIVNFSGVIGTNVLALGADLSFDSKIGELTKSNAGLSFTKDDLIASLTLNDKGDALNAAYYHVVNPLTNTAVGAEVTHRFSTNENTLTLGTQHQLDPLTTLKARVNNFGRTSALIQHEWRPKSFFTISGEVDTKAIEKSAKVGLSLVLKP; this comes from the exons ATGGCTAAGGGTCCTGGTCTCTACTCTGACATCGGCAAGAAAGCTAGGG ATCTGCTGTTCAAGGACTACCACAGTGACCAGAAGTTCACCATCACCACCTACTCACCGACTGGAGTT GCTATTACAGCATCAGGAACCAGGAAAAGTGAACTGTTTCTGGCTGATGTCAACACCCAGTTGAAGAACAAAAACATCACTACTGATATCAAAGTTGATACAGATTCTAAT CTCTTCACAACTATCACTGTCAATGAACCTGCTCCTGGTCTGAAGGCTATTTTTAGCTTCAAAGTTCCTGACCAAAGGTCTGGAAAG GTGGAAGTTCAGTACTTGCATGACTATGCTGGAATAAGCACCAGTGTTGGGTTGACAGCAAACCCAATTGTCAACTTCTCTGGTGTTATAGGAACTAATGTTCTTGCTCTTGGTGCTGATCTTTCTTTTGACTCCAAAATTGGGGAGTTAACAAAATCCAATGCTGGACTGAGCTTCACTAAAGATGACTTGATTGCCTCATTGACTCT GAATGACAAAGGTGATGCTTTGAATGCTGCATATTACCATGTAGTTAACCCCTTGACCAACACTGCTGTTGGTGCTGAAGTGACCCATAGATTCTCAACTAATGAGAACACTCTCACCCTTGGTACCCAGCATCAGTTGGATCCATTGACCACATTGAAGGCACGTGTGAACAACTTTGGAAGGACAAGTGCTCTGATCCAGCACGAGTGGCGTCCCAAATCGTTCTTTACCATTTCTGGTGAGGTAGACACCAAGGCCATTGAAAAGAGTGCTAAGGTTGGATTGAGTTTGGTTCTCAAACCCTAA
- the LOC100779697 gene encoding auxin efflux carrier component isoform X1, with translation MISLADAYHVVAATVPLYVTLILAYISVKWWKIFTPDQCSGINKFVAKFSIPLLSFQVISSNNIYKMSLKLMYADFLQKLLAFLLLIAITKISGRGGLKWIITGLSLTTLPNTLILGIPLMKAMYKGEAVVLLAQIIFLQSMIWYNLLLFLYELDAVNKTRPTAAAPPSQGSGETDTAREVQSKREEDAEPRIKRKMKVMLILVTVGKKLIRNPNTYATLLGFIWSSIQFRWGLHMPEVVNQSIEILSNGGLGMAMFSLGLFMASQSSIIACGPRMTMVAIGLKVVLGPALMAVASLVIGLRDKLFKVAIVQAALPQGIVPFVFAKEYNVHPAVLSTAILLGMLIALPVELAFYFLLAI, from the exons ATGATTTCCTTAGCCGATGCCTATCATGTAGTGGCAGCCACTGTCCCATTATATGTGACCTTGATACTGGCCTACATTTCTGTGAAATGGTGGAAGATCTTCACACCAGATCAATGTTCAGGCATAAACAAATTTGTGGCCAAGTTCTCTATCCCACTTTTGTCTTTTCAAGTCATTTCCTCCAACAACATCTACAAAATGAGCCTCAAACTCATGTATGCCGACTTTCTCCAGAAATTGCTTGCATTTCTTCTCTTAATAGCAATCACTAAGATCAGTGGCCGAGGAGGTTTGAAGTGGATCATAACCGGTTTGTCATTAACAACACTTCCTAACACTTTGATCCTTGGAATCCCTCTCATGAAGGCTATGTATAAGGGTGAAGCAGTTGTTCTCCTTGCACAGATTATTTTCTTGCAGAGCATGATTTGGTACAATTTGCTGTTGTTCCTTTATGAACTTGATGCCGTCAACAAGACCAGGCCTACTGCAGCCGCACCACCATCACAAGGATCTG GAGAAACAGACACAGCTCGTGAAGTACAatcaaaaagagaagaagacgCAGAACCTAGAATAAAAAGGAAGATGAAGGTCATGCTCATTCTTGTCACAGTGGGAAAGAAGCTAATCAGAAATCCTAATACATATGCAACTTTATTGGGTTTTATTTGGTCAAGCATACAATTCAG GTGGGGATTACATATGCCTGAAGTTGTTAATCAGTCAATAGAAATATTGTCCAATGGAGGTCTTGGCATGGCAATGTTCAGCCTAG GTCTGTTTATGGCATCACAGTCAAGCATCATAGCATGTGGGCCAAGGATGACAATGGTGGCAATAGGACTGAAAGTTGTGCTTGGACCTGCTCTGATGGCTGTGGCATCCCTTGTGATTGGATTAAGAGACAAACTGTTTAAAGTGGCAATTGTTCAG GCAGCTCTACCCCAAGGAATTGTTCCTTTTGTTTTTGCCAAGGAGTATAATGTCCATCCAGCCGTTTTAAGCACTGC GATCTTGTTAGGAATGCTCATTGCCTTGCCGGTGGAATTGGCCTTCTACTTCCTATTAGCAATTTGA
- the LOC100779697 gene encoding auxin efflux carrier component, which produces MISLADAYHVVAATVPLYVTLILAYISVKWWKIFTPDQCSGINKFVAKFSIPLLSFQVISSNNIYKMSLKLMYADFLQKLLAFLLLIAITKISGRGGLKWIITGLSLTTLPNTLILGIPLMKAMYKGEAVVLLAQIIFLQSMIWYNLLLFLYELDAVNKTRPTAAAPPSQGSGSNAMQYKNLMHKYRETDTAREVQSKREEDAEPRIKRKMKVMLILVTVGKKLIRNPNTYATLLGFIWSSIQFRWGLHMPEVVNQSIEILSNGGLGMAMFSLGLFMASQSSIIACGPRMTMVAIGLKVVLGPALMAVASLVIGLRDKLFKVAIVQAALPQGIVPFVFAKEYNVHPAVLSTA; this is translated from the exons ATGATTTCCTTAGCCGATGCCTATCATGTAGTGGCAGCCACTGTCCCATTATATGTGACCTTGATACTGGCCTACATTTCTGTGAAATGGTGGAAGATCTTCACACCAGATCAATGTTCAGGCATAAACAAATTTGTGGCCAAGTTCTCTATCCCACTTTTGTCTTTTCAAGTCATTTCCTCCAACAACATCTACAAAATGAGCCTCAAACTCATGTATGCCGACTTTCTCCAGAAATTGCTTGCATTTCTTCTCTTAATAGCAATCACTAAGATCAGTGGCCGAGGAGGTTTGAAGTGGATCATAACCGGTTTGTCATTAACAACACTTCCTAACACTTTGATCCTTGGAATCCCTCTCATGAAGGCTATGTATAAGGGTGAAGCAGTTGTTCTCCTTGCACAGATTATTTTCTTGCAGAGCATGATTTGGTACAATTTGCTGTTGTTCCTTTATGAACTTGATGCCGTCAACAAGACCAGGCCTACTGCAGCCGCACCACCATCACAAGGATCTGGTAG TAATGCTATGCAGTACAAAAACCTAATGCACAAATACA GAGAAACAGACACAGCTCGTGAAGTACAatcaaaaagagaagaagacgCAGAACCTAGAATAAAAAGGAAGATGAAGGTCATGCTCATTCTTGTCACAGTGGGAAAGAAGCTAATCAGAAATCCTAATACATATGCAACTTTATTGGGTTTTATTTGGTCAAGCATACAATTCAG GTGGGGATTACATATGCCTGAAGTTGTTAATCAGTCAATAGAAATATTGTCCAATGGAGGTCTTGGCATGGCAATGTTCAGCCTAG GTCTGTTTATGGCATCACAGTCAAGCATCATAGCATGTGGGCCAAGGATGACAATGGTGGCAATAGGACTGAAAGTTGTGCTTGGACCTGCTCTGATGGCTGTGGCATCCCTTGTGATTGGATTAAGAGACAAACTGTTTAAAGTGGCAATTGTTCAG GCAGCTCTACCCCAAGGAATTGTTCCTTTTGTTTTTGCCAAGGAGTATAATGTCCATCCAGCCGTTTTAAGCACTGCGTAA